From Methanomassiliicoccales archaeon LGM-RCC1, one genomic window encodes:
- the grpE gene encoding nucleotide exchange factor GrpE, producing MSDYNFKNFLSGSFQNKNTPEPESHDGVSIRVPTDQELHDQGIQVNDAPPAQNAPGTSVEDTLNELKRQIAGLQSTVESLRASAGPSQDMSEYMTSREQIKALQATIERQNIEITNKALVSSMEQIAIMREDFFKLCAGMEKKIDTMSAKDVLASFKAYEVDMENILHDGGVEIGHFPYDTLNTIHQRIVEVVPTNDQSKNGQIAERLSDGYKLGDRVLLKEKVTVYKYTENMPQEIVQETPEVSQPVAEEQPKAAEEAPAKPATKTTSKKKRTTKAKAKKTEEEE from the coding sequence ATGAGCGACTATAATTTCAAGAACTTCCTGTCAGGCAGTTTCCAGAACAAGAACACACCCGAACCTGAATCCCACGATGGGGTCAGCATCAGGGTGCCCACGGATCAGGAGCTGCACGATCAGGGGATCCAAGTCAACGATGCACCGCCGGCCCAGAATGCCCCCGGGACATCGGTCGAGGATACATTGAACGAACTGAAGAGACAGATCGCAGGTCTGCAGAGCACAGTCGAGTCCCTCAGGGCATCGGCCGGCCCTTCGCAGGACATGTCGGAGTACATGACATCCAGAGAGCAGATCAAGGCTCTCCAGGCTACGATCGAGAGACAGAACATAGAGATAACGAACAAGGCGCTCGTATCCTCAATGGAGCAGATCGCCATCATGAGGGAGGATTTCTTCAAGCTGTGCGCAGGCATGGAGAAGAAGATCGATACCATGTCGGCCAAGGACGTGCTTGCATCGTTCAAGGCATACGAAGTGGACATGGAGAACATCCTGCACGACGGAGGTGTCGAGATCGGACACTTCCCATACGATACCCTCAACACGATCCACCAGCGCATAGTGGAGGTTGTACCAACGAACGACCAGTCCAAGAACGGTCAGATAGCTGAGAGGCTTTCGGACGGTTACAAATTGGGAGACAGGGTCCTTCTCAAGGAGAAGGTCACCGTCTACAAGTACACCGAGAACATGCCGCAGGAGATCGTCCAGGAGACCCCTGAGGTCAGCCAGCCGGTCGCTGAAGAGCAGCCCAAGGCCGCCGAGGAGGCACCTGCCAAACCCGCTACCAAAACGACTTCGAAGAAAAAGAGAACCACAAAAGCAAAAGCTAAGAAAACGGAGGAAGAAGAATGA
- a CDS encoding GTPase — MIQEVMFVYILGGFLGSGKTTLLMKLASMYTKRGLKTALLVNESGEIGVDGATLKAEGYDAIELPDGCICCSLSGTLQTAMKNIEDDIDPDIIIVEPTGLALPHKVKELVESSGVDAEGIFIIGISDVERFQILIDKKEEFIKRQMVGADFVLINKKDLAKPGQVDAIEAWFKKEFPDKKVMVISAKTGENMDSVYEMMK; from the coding sequence ATGATACAGGAAGTTATGTTCGTATACATATTGGGCGGATTCCTTGGAAGTGGAAAGACCACCCTTCTGATGAAACTAGCATCCATGTACACCAAGCGTGGACTGAAAACCGCTCTCCTGGTCAACGAATCCGGTGAGATCGGTGTGGATGGCGCCACCCTCAAAGCTGAGGGATATGATGCGATCGAACTCCCTGACGGATGCATCTGCTGCTCCCTTTCCGGAACGCTGCAGACAGCTATGAAGAACATCGAGGACGACATCGATCCCGACATCATCATCGTCGAACCGACAGGATTGGCATTGCCCCACAAGGTGAAAGAACTCGTTGAGAGCTCAGGCGTGGATGCCGAGGGAATCTTCATCATAGGCATATCCGATGTCGAGAGATTCCAGATCCTGATCGATAAGAAGGAAGAGTTCATTAAGAGACAGATGGTCGGAGCCGATTTCGTTCTGATCAACAAGAAGGACCTGGCCAAACCAGGACAGGTCGATGCCATCGAAGCATGGTTCAAGAAGGAATTCCCTGACAAAAAGGTCATGGTCATCTCTGCCAAGACCGGAGAGAACATGGATTCAGTTTACGAGATGATGAAATGA
- a CDS encoding ABC transporter ATP-binding protein encodes MSPEIKEGDDFIVIDGIRKVYKKDETETVAIDRIDLTIKKGELVSLVGPSGCGKTTILRMIAGLLEPSEGTITIAGKECKEPGSDRGMVFQDFALFPWRTVRRNVEFGMEIAGVPKEERRQRAEKYIELAGLKEFADSRVHELSGGMKQRVGIARALVNHPDVILMDEPFGALDAQTRNIMQAQLVSILEKTEQTVIFITHSVDEALFLSDRVVLLSKRPSVIKEVIDLDWPRPRDRSAPEFTALRKRILEELEKENVMNQ; translated from the coding sequence ATGAGTCCAGAAATCAAAGAAGGAGACGATTTCATCGTCATAGATGGCATACGCAAGGTCTACAAGAAGGACGAGACGGAGACCGTCGCAATCGATAGGATAGACCTGACCATCAAGAAGGGAGAGCTTGTATCATTAGTCGGCCCGTCAGGGTGCGGAAAGACCACGATACTGCGCATGATCGCAGGTCTTCTGGAGCCCTCGGAGGGAACCATAACCATCGCCGGCAAGGAATGCAAAGAACCGGGATCCGACAGAGGAATGGTCTTCCAGGACTTCGCTCTCTTCCCGTGGAGAACTGTCAGAAGGAACGTCGAGTTCGGAATGGAGATTGCCGGTGTGCCTAAGGAGGAACGCCGCCAAAGGGCAGAGAAGTACATCGAACTGGCAGGTCTCAAAGAATTTGCGGATTCAAGGGTACACGAATTGTCCGGAGGAATGAAACAACGTGTCGGAATCGCCCGTGCGCTGGTCAATCATCCCGACGTGATCCTGATGGATGAGCCCTTCGGTGCCCTCGATGCACAGACCAGGAACATCATGCAGGCCCAGCTTGTATCTATCCTCGAGAAGACAGAACAGACAGTTATCTTCATCACGCACTCTGTGGATGAGGCGCTGTTCCTGTCCGACCGCGTGGTGCTGCTGTCCAAGCGTCCTTCGGTCATAAAAGAGGTCATCGACCTTGATTGGCCAAGGCCTCGCGACCGTTCGGCTCCCGAATTCACTGCGCTGAGGAAGAGGATTCTTGAAGAGCTCGAGAAAGAGAACGTCATGAACCAATGA
- a CDS encoding hydrogenase nickel incorporation protein HypA: MSGEKTSLEQAGGVATGLTGSIDCWNADAEARLVKAMTSVGNWVVSEAGVLLGHIKAAVTLEDGSGITFNLTDMSNGVEKHGTLGPQEKVNFTFMSAVLDVDEEELHHVMHHAIDDSGLMCEIDEHHHHHHHHHEHEHGECCCHEHEEEECVVNNYYGKVYYHCCCEHGECKCGHEHHHEHEEECCCGHDHHDHEHHHHDHHECGCDHEHEHEEECCCSHEHHGKCIVNNYYEDVHYYCCCSDECHCHEHEDHHEHEYGECHCHHHDE, translated from the coding sequence ATGAGCGGAGAGAAGACATCATTGGAACAGGCCGGCGGAGTTGCCACCGGACTCACTGGAAGCATAGACTGCTGGAATGCGGATGCGGAGGCCAGACTCGTTAAGGCCATGACTTCCGTTGGAAATTGGGTCGTCTCCGAGGCAGGTGTGCTCCTTGGACACATCAAGGCCGCGGTCACTCTCGAGGACGGATCCGGCATCACATTCAACCTGACCGACATGAGTAACGGTGTTGAGAAGCACGGAACACTCGGGCCTCAGGAGAAGGTCAATTTCACATTCATGTCCGCAGTGCTCGATGTTGATGAGGAGGAACTCCACCACGTTATGCACCATGCGATCGATGACAGCGGACTCATGTGCGAGATTGATGAGCATCACCACCATCACCATCACCACCACGAGCATGAGCACGGAGAATGCTGCTGCCATGAGCATGAGGAAGAGGAATGCGTTGTGAACAACTACTACGGCAAAGTGTACTACCACTGCTGCTGCGAGCACGGCGAGTGCAAATGCGGACACGAGCACCACCACGAGCATGAGGAAGAGTGCTGTTGCGGTCACGATCACCATGATCATGAGCATCACCACCATGACCATCACGAATGTGGATGCGATCATGAGCACGAGCATGAGGAAGAGTGCTGTTGCAGCCATGAGCACCACGGAAAATGCATTGTGAACAACTACTACGAGGACGTTCACTACTACTGCTGTTGCTCAGACGAATGCCACTGCCATGAGCATGAGGACCATCATGAGCATGAGTATGGCGAATGCCACTGCCACCATCACGACGAGTGA
- a CDS encoding ABC transporter substrate-binding protein → MVIIVVLIEIIAAGIIVVLDRDSENVSTEVEKEVSLIARVNTDGSGIYIASKYNADDFISVSSSGKVTYNTDAWGGKVFGTPGASTIQHVQLMGIVQNNLGLKFEKYNSGGTLASDTVYYVDTIQNYTHAINNKGILDGGILWEPQYHYILSDPGYKGMITTNVLFPGHTCCLIAGYQDYLDVHGDETMRFLAAYIKAVNYINDAKQDVSGDKYNTLVSICKDNIKGLTDDVIKQALETVVYTYSDEVGKSNLNALKKDIANLAENLTELGGITVKIDELGFGSYDELAEAFVDNQYLSGALTYGSYDKQATSTIKVAAIDGDIHQIAVQVAKSLGYFEDYGLEVEIRGLANGGSVAQDLLSGQSDLGFMGAPPITSATINGKKIIVHQKTDTKVDKELSLLSRVNTDGSGIYIASKYNADDFISVSSDSKVTFHSEFWGGKVFGTPGASTIQHVQLMDLVQNTMKLKFEKYNSGSTLSSDTVYYVDTIQNYTHAINNKGILDGGILWEPQYHYILSDPGYKGMITTNVLFPGHTCCLIAGYQDYLDSNEDATVRFLAAYIKAVDFINDAKQDVSGDKYNTLVSICKDNIKGLTDDVIKQALETVVYTYSDEKGTSNLKSLKSDIANLAENLTSLGSITVTMRDLGFKSYTEFAEAFVDNSYLDKALKLSSASYSKKSTIKVAAIDGDIHQIAVQVAKSLGYFEDYGLEVEIRGLANGGSVAQDLLSGQSDLGFMGAPPITSATINGKKIIVVESES, encoded by the coding sequence ATGGTAATCATTGTCGTACTGATCGAGATCATTGCGGCAGGAATTATCGTTGTTCTCGACAGGGACTCTGAGAACGTTTCCACAGAGGTGGAAAAGGAAGTGTCTCTGATCGCCAGAGTGAACACAGATGGTTCTGGAATTTATATCGCATCAAAATACAACGCGGACGATTTCATTAGCGTCTCCAGCAGCGGAAAGGTTACTTACAACACAGATGCTTGGGGAGGAAAAGTCTTCGGAACACCTGGCGCATCCACCATCCAGCACGTTCAGTTGATGGGAATCGTTCAGAATAACCTAGGGCTCAAATTCGAGAAATATAACTCGGGCGGAACACTCGCCTCGGATACCGTATACTACGTGGACACCATACAGAATTATACTCATGCCATCAACAACAAAGGAATTCTGGACGGAGGAATCCTCTGGGAGCCCCAGTATCACTACATCCTGTCAGATCCGGGATACAAGGGAATGATCACCACCAACGTCCTGTTCCCCGGACACACCTGTTGTCTTATCGCGGGATACCAGGATTATCTGGACGTACATGGCGATGAGACCATGAGGTTCCTAGCCGCCTACATCAAAGCGGTAAACTACATCAACGACGCCAAACAGGATGTTTCCGGTGACAAGTACAACACCCTTGTCTCGATATGCAAGGACAACATCAAGGGACTTACCGATGATGTCATCAAGCAAGCGTTGGAGACTGTGGTTTACACTTACAGCGATGAAGTCGGCAAATCCAATCTGAATGCTCTTAAGAAGGATATTGCCAACCTTGCAGAGAATCTGACCGAACTGGGAGGAATCACAGTGAAGATCGATGAGCTCGGGTTCGGTTCTTACGATGAGTTGGCAGAGGCTTTTGTTGACAACCAATATCTGTCAGGAGCACTGACATACGGTTCCTATGATAAGCAGGCCACTAGCACCATCAAGGTGGCTGCTATCGACGGTGACATCCATCAGATCGCGGTCCAGGTCGCAAAGTCGTTAGGATACTTCGAGGACTACGGACTCGAGGTCGAGATCAGAGGTCTCGCCAACGGAGGATCTGTCGCACAGGATCTGCTGAGCGGACAGTCTGACCTCGGATTCATGGGTGCACCCCCTATCACCAGTGCAACGATAAACGGAAAGAAGATTATCGTGCATCAGAAGACCGATACCAAAGTGGACAAGGAGCTCTCGCTTCTCTCGAGGGTCAACACCGACGGATCAGGCATCTACATCGCGTCAAAATACAATGCGGATGACTTCATCTCCGTTTCGAGCGATAGTAAGGTCACCTTCCATTCAGAATTCTGGGGAGGAAAGGTCTTCGGAACACCTGGTGCATCTACAATCCAGCATGTTCAGTTGATGGACCTTGTCCAGAACACCATGAAACTGAAATTCGAGAAATATAACTCTGGATCGACACTATCGAGTGATACCGTGTACTATGTCGACACAATCCAGAATTACACTCATGCTATCAACAACAAAGGAATTCTGGACGGAGGAATCCTCTGGGAGCCCCAGTATCACTACATCCTGTCAGATCCGGGATACAAGGGAATGATCACCACCAACGTCCTGTTCCCCGGACACACCTGTTGTCTTATCGCGGGATACCAGGATTATCTGGATTCCAACGAGGATGCGACTGTGAGATTCCTGGCTGCTTACATCAAAGCTGTGGACTTCATCAACGACGCCAAACAGGATGTTTCCGGTGACAAGTACAACACCCTTGTCTCGATATGCAAGGACAACATCAAGGGACTTACCGATGATGTCATCAAGCAAGCGTTGGAGACTGTGGTTTACACTTACAGTGATGAGAAAGGTACATCCAACCTCAAATCGCTGAAGTCTGACATCGCCAACCTTGCAGAGAATCTGACTTCACTCGGAAGCATCACCGTGACCATGAGGGACCTTGGATTCAAATCCTATACGGAATTCGCAGAGGCCTTCGTCGATAATTCATACCTTGACAAGGCTCTTAAGCTCAGCTCTGCCAGCTACAGCAAGAAGAGCACCATCAAAGTGGCAGCGATCGACGGTGACATCCATCAGATCGCAGTTCAGGTCGCTAAATCCCTCGGATACTTCGAGGACTACGGACTCGAGGTCGAGATCAGAGGTCTCGCCAACGGAGGTTCTGTCGCACAGGATCTGCTGAGCGGACAGTCTGACCTCGGATTCATGGGAGCGCCTCCGATCACCAGCGCCACCATCAACGGTAAGAAGATAATTGTCGTGGAGAGTGAGAGTTGA
- a CDS encoding aminoacyl-tRNA deacylase, whose protein sequence is MEKTNPMRHLDRLKIPYEAIFYEGQGLNGLEIAQANGQDPARVFKTLMTMGKEKCYYCFMVPVTGELDLKKAAASVGEKSVSMLKSDQLLPLMGYVHGGCSPLCTKRPVRITVDESAKDADYMYFSGGKVGCQLKVSVSDLPKMMDFQFADIARN, encoded by the coding sequence ATGGAAAAGACCAACCCCATGAGGCACCTCGACAGGCTGAAGATCCCTTACGAAGCCATCTTCTACGAGGGACAGGGCCTCAACGGTCTGGAGATCGCCCAGGCGAACGGACAGGATCCGGCGAGGGTGTTCAAGACCCTCATGACCATGGGGAAGGAGAAGTGCTACTACTGTTTCATGGTGCCCGTCACTGGCGAGCTGGACCTCAAGAAGGCAGCAGCCTCTGTCGGCGAGAAATCCGTATCAATGCTGAAGTCCGACCAGTTGCTTCCCCTTATGGGATACGTTCATGGCGGATGTTCACCGTTATGCACGAAACGTCCTGTCAGGATTACCGTCGACGAGTCCGCCAAGGATGCGGATTACATGTACTTCAGCGGCGGGAAGGTTGGTTGTCAGCTGAAGGTCAGCGTGTCCGATCTTCCGAAGATGATGGACTTCCAGTTTGCCGATATAGCTAGAAATTAA
- a CDS encoding universal stress protein, translating to MTILIAYDGKPHTEAALNYAAKLSVGLNEPLYILTVVSKDQMDPEDIDTSVQAYMQAAQERAMLNGATDVHIIIEVGKPDDTILEVTDRFQCDAVVVGRPDRSRFDRMVMGSVSQNLVENSSCPVIIVPTPEESKD from the coding sequence ATGACCATACTTATTGCGTACGATGGGAAACCGCACACGGAAGCCGCATTGAATTACGCCGCCAAGCTGTCGGTGGGCCTCAACGAGCCCCTGTACATACTCACAGTGGTCTCGAAGGATCAGATGGATCCCGAGGACATAGACACATCCGTGCAGGCGTACATGCAGGCCGCACAGGAGAGGGCTATGCTCAACGGTGCAACCGACGTGCATATAATCATCGAGGTCGGTAAACCCGACGACACGATCCTGGAGGTAACCGACAGGTTCCAATGCGATGCAGTAGTGGTCGGCAGGCCGGACAGGTCCCGTTTCGACAGGATGGTCATGGGAAGCGTATCTCAGAACCTCGTCGAGAATTCTTCCTGCCCTGTCATCATTGTCCCCACTCCCGAAGAGAGCAAGGACTGA
- a CDS encoding ABC transporter permease, giving the protein MFKYDDNNKYHRFGKTVMIVALSLIMFVEIWWILSLISNTNVFPTPAETAGAFVDFINNGYSHQSSASIIWSSLSLFLQGFGLALLVAIPLGLFLGYSKNLNTFVTPMIEVLRPIAPIAWAPVFIYGINYNVGPVLVVFIGIFFPLLTNIIFGVKKIDPTLIDAAKTLGANKTQVFVKVMVPSAIPYLMNGIKVGLGVGWMCIVAAEMYSPVSIGVGYCLQSMCQNSLWPSVFAVLIVIAILGILTTSLAEYIQKRISKRMGME; this is encoded by the coding sequence ATGTTCAAATACGACGACAACAACAAATACCACAGGTTCGGCAAGACAGTGATGATCGTCGCCCTATCTCTAATCATGTTCGTAGAGATATGGTGGATCCTATCCCTGATCTCGAACACGAATGTGTTCCCGACACCTGCAGAGACTGCAGGGGCATTCGTTGATTTCATCAACAACGGTTACTCTCATCAGTCTTCGGCCAGCATCATATGGTCCTCACTGAGCCTGTTCCTCCAGGGATTCGGACTCGCGCTCTTAGTCGCGATCCCTCTGGGATTGTTCCTGGGTTACTCCAAGAACCTGAACACGTTCGTCACGCCTATGATCGAGGTCCTCAGGCCTATAGCGCCTATTGCTTGGGCTCCGGTCTTCATCTACGGTATCAACTACAATGTAGGTCCTGTACTGGTGGTCTTCATCGGAATATTCTTCCCTCTGCTGACCAACATCATCTTCGGAGTGAAGAAGATCGACCCTACCCTCATCGACGCCGCCAAGACCCTCGGTGCCAATAAGACACAGGTCTTCGTGAAGGTCATGGTCCCCAGTGCGATCCCTTACCTGATGAACGGTATCAAAGTAGGTCTCGGTGTAGGATGGATGTGTATCGTCGCAGCAGAGATGTACTCTCCGGTCTCCATCGGAGTAGGTTACTGTCTGCAGAGCATGTGTCAGAACAGCCTATGGCCTAGTGTGTTCGCAGTACTGATTGTCATCGCAATATTGGGAATCTTGACCACCAGTCTTGCTGAGTACATACAGAAGAGAATCTCAAAGAGGATGGGGATGGAATGA
- a CDS encoding Hsp70 family protein: protein MTDYCIGIDLGTTYSCLAYIDEDGDPVVEKNFEQEDTTPSVILFNENGEIIVGSPAKDMSMMYEPERVITSIKRQMGTDYTVSIDGETYNPIMLSAVILRKIINDFNENHGCEVKKAVITCPAYFGQNERDATKTAGTIAGLEDVTVINEPTAAAISFGFGKADGGKKRVLVYDLGGGTFDVTILEIDGTSFTAVATDGERFLGGKDWDAIISNIVKQKISEETGIDKESLDENEEVKQTLVNDSETIKKRLSTAESTKGTMTVDGQKVVFTVTREDFENASSGLIQTTIEIIDRVLASKDFTMADIDEVVLVGGSSRMPQVKNSIAAKYPDAKINLYDPDQSVAKGAAIFAKSNMVAPDMAATTAAGAASTVEGAINVHNVLSKTFGIKAVYEDGSEMISNIIFRNEALPIENVKTYYPVDDGQNTIMVEIYEDAAFNDDRGKKTPVIEGAPVGNFMMELPVDVTKSTPITVKFTATNEGILIASVDCMEQHSDYQIENEMTMSADEISKSQGLMDKVTNAN, encoded by the coding sequence ATGACAGATTATTGCATCGGTATCGACCTCGGTACGACATACTCGTGCCTAGCCTACATCGATGAGGATGGGGACCCGGTAGTTGAGAAGAACTTCGAGCAGGAGGACACAACTCCGTCAGTCATCCTCTTCAACGAGAACGGGGAGATCATCGTCGGATCTCCCGCAAAGGACATGTCCATGATGTACGAGCCCGAGAGGGTCATCACGTCCATCAAGAGGCAGATGGGAACAGACTACACCGTCAGCATCGACGGCGAGACCTACAACCCCATCATGCTCTCTGCGGTCATCCTCAGGAAGATCATCAACGACTTCAATGAGAACCACGGATGCGAGGTCAAGAAGGCGGTCATCACATGTCCCGCATACTTCGGACAGAACGAGAGGGACGCCACCAAGACGGCAGGAACCATCGCCGGACTGGAGGACGTCACCGTCATCAACGAGCCCACAGCAGCAGCCATCTCCTTCGGATTCGGAAAGGCGGATGGCGGCAAGAAGAGGGTCCTGGTGTACGACCTCGGAGGAGGAACCTTCGATGTCACCATCCTCGAGATCGACGGAACATCATTCACTGCCGTCGCAACCGACGGAGAGAGGTTCCTCGGAGGAAAGGACTGGGATGCCATCATCTCCAACATCGTCAAGCAGAAGATCTCAGAGGAGACCGGAATCGACAAGGAATCCCTGGACGAGAACGAGGAGGTCAAGCAGACCCTCGTCAACGACTCGGAGACCATCAAGAAGAGGCTGTCCACAGCTGAGTCCACCAAGGGAACCATGACCGTCGACGGCCAGAAGGTCGTCTTCACCGTCACCAGGGAGGACTTCGAGAACGCTTCCAGCGGACTCATCCAGACCACCATCGAGATCATCGACCGTGTGCTCGCCTCCAAGGACTTCACCATGGCGGATATCGACGAGGTCGTCCTTGTCGGAGGATCCTCCAGGATGCCTCAGGTCAAGAACAGCATCGCCGCCAAGTACCCCGACGCGAAGATCAACCTCTACGACCCTGACCAGTCCGTCGCCAAGGGAGCAGCCATCTTCGCCAAGTCCAACATGGTCGCACCTGATATGGCCGCCACCACCGCTGCCGGAGCAGCATCCACGGTCGAGGGAGCTATCAACGTTCACAACGTCCTGTCCAAGACCTTCGGAATCAAAGCGGTCTACGAGGACGGATCCGAGATGATCTCCAACATCATCTTCAGGAACGAGGCTCTGCCCATCGAGAACGTCAAGACGTACTACCCCGTCGACGACGGTCAGAACACCATCATGGTGGAGATCTACGAGGATGCGGCATTCAACGACGACAGAGGAAAGAAGACCCCTGTCATCGAGGGAGCACCTGTCGGAAACTTCATGATGGAGCTGCCTGTGGATGTCACCAAGAGCACCCCGATCACCGTGAAGTTCACTGCTACCAACGAGGGTATCCTCATCGCTTCGGTGGACTGCATGGAGCAGCACTCCGACTACCAGATCGAGAACGAGATGACCATGTCCGCCGATGAGATCTCCAAGTCTCAGGGCCTGATGGACAAGGTCACCAATGCGAACTGA